The genome window ttggctattcagaatcttttatggttccatacatattttagaattgttcgttctatttctgtgaagaaaTTCCACTGGAATTTTTATAGGGATTACAGTGAACCTGTATATTGCTTTTGgctagtatggacattttaacaatatgaactCTTCCAATTCATAaccatgggatatctttccatctatttgtgtcttcttcaatttctctcaataatgtcttatatttttcagtATACAAACCTTTtacctccttgattaaatttttcttagttttgttattccttttgatgcaattgtaaatgggattattttcttaatttctctttctgatagttcatttttactgtatagaaatgcaacagattttggtgtattaattttgtatcctgtaactttactgaattgattagttctaacagtCTTTTGACAGTCTTCaggatttttttgtatataatatcatgacatctgcaaatagtgatagtttagtccttcctttttcatttgaatgacttttatttctttttcttgcctaattactctGGCAAGGACTTCCAACACtacgttgaataaaagtggcCAGAGTCGGCATGATctagttcctgatcttagaaggaaagctttcagcttttcccCCTTCAGTATGACATTAGTTGTGGGCTTTTcgcatatggtttttattatattgaagtacattccctctatacctgctttgttgagagtttttatcataagttGATgatgagagacacctgggtggctcagtcagtgaagcatccagctcttgatttcagctcaggtcatgatctaaggatAGTGAGATCAAATCCAGGATCGTGAGatcatcaggctctacactggatgtggagtctgcttgagattctctctccctatgcctcctccttgctcatgctctctcttctttctctaaaataaataaatctttaaaagaataaattgatgttgaattttgtcagatgctttttctgaatctatttagacgatcatgatttttatcctttgtttgtTAAAGTGATGTATCGCATTGACTGATTggcagatattgaaccatccctgaatccctggaataaatcctacttgatcatagtatatgatccttttaatgtattgctgaattcaatttggtaatattttgttaaggaacTGTGTTCTTTAATTAATGAGCAGGTATGTAAAGATGTTAAAGCTGGGGATTGGTTTCCTAAATGCCTTGATGTATAAGCTGTAAGAGTTTCCTCCAAAGCATGTTAGGCCAATAGGGGAGGTGAACAAGTTGGGATATGCCAGAAAAGAACCAAAATCAATTGAACTGAGTATTATCACAAAAAATGGTGCTCAACAGTATATTACATAAGGCGCTGAAAGAGGTAGCACACTGTGACTACTTCTCACTCTATAGACATATCCAAAATGGCACAACAGTAAATTTGGGGTGCTTCTTTTGAGCTCTAGAGTCAAAagctctatacacacacacaccagttcgTGATGGTTAAATTAATCTAAAAAGCCAGTCATTCAGATGATTGGTTTGTGAGATAAAACAATTCCCCAGTCCTCTGAtcagaaaataagagataaaacagTTGCCCAGTCCTCTGATCAGAAAAACTGAACTGAAATTCCCATATATCATAATCTcatgattaaaatgaaatttggagTCCTTAATAGACAATATCTTTACTCTAAAAAACTCTAATGCCCCTCATTTCTGGCAAAACATTATGATAAATATTTCAGGCTGCTGAGACCTTTGAAACCTTTGAAATGACATTGCAAAAGGCATCAACCTGGCTTATCCATGTAAAAGTCAAGCTCTAACATGTAGATCCATAATGGATATAGTTCATGCATTTTCAATATTCTTCCTATGATAGAGCATTTGCAATCTTACGAGTTCCACGTTCCCAAGGTAGAAGTCAGAAACTATTTTTCCAGCTTCCTCTGTAACTAGGGCAAAGACATGTGACTTAATCTCAACCAATCACATACACTGGCATGAGAATTTATTCAGTTATGTTAAGAAAAGTTCCAAGAAGGAATACATATAGAGAGAATTCTGGAAAGATGGAGGCAGGGGCatagttttttaatttctctgaatccTCATATAAAAAGATTAACCAACTAGATAGCAAAACCAAATTTCCATGGACAACATTTAAACAAAACTAGATGACAACATTTCCTCCTCAAACCGTGAAATACAAGATCATCAACTGTCACGCGGTCTACATGTTCTCAAAACCTGTTTAAGAGAAAGCAGGGTGAAGAAAAAGGTGTCTGCTGGACTTGCGAGTAGGAAAGTTCCCAAATAGCCCAACAGGTATGTAAAGGAGAGCTCAGTGGGACAACTTGAGAACAGCAGCTGAAGCCAGAATGGCTTTGCCTAATCCAATAGTGAGTAAATACAAGAGTATTTCAGTAAGAACTACTGGGTCTGGAGAAGTCAAGCCTCTGTGAATTCCTGGAACTGTTAAGGTGGGGCTCCCTTTCAGGACAGGCCTCCACACAGAGGAGAAGCTTCTGGACAGGGAATCAAAACCGAGTGGATagagacaaaggaaagagaaaaccgGTTAAAAGTGAGGGAGAAGAACAGAGTCAGGAACATTacacaaaaacaacagaagataaaaattagaaacaacactGTCAATCATGCCTGGTTCTAAAGGTTCAggagaattgattttttaaataaacaacacaaaaataCCAAGATGAAATCCCATGTGGagttattataagaaaaaaaagagattaaaaaaagctattaaaaaatctCTATAAATCGTGAAAACCCACCAGAAGGACTTGTGTAAAACCTGTAacctcctataaaaaaaaaataaaaaaataaaaataaaataaattttttaaggatACAAGCCATGAAAGAACAACATaaatcaaaactaagaaaaactcagaaataagaTGCTAGAACTCTGGAAATActgtatataaaagaaaacatcatttcaaaacttggaaatgaagagaaaattggAACGAATAAATACAATACCTAATGCcttaagagaaatagaaaaatgttttagaaggaaattttattttatttttttttaattttttttatttttatttatttatgatagtcacagagagagagagagaggcgcagagacacaggcagagggagaagcaggctccatgcaccgggagcccgacgtgggattcgatcccgggtttccaggatcgtgccctgggccaaaggcaggcgccaaaccgctgcgccacccagggatcccagaaggaaattttaaaataaaataggaaaaggggcacctaagtggcacagtcaattgagtgcctgattcttggttttggcctaggtcatgatctcagggtcctgggatcaagccccacatcaggctctacattcagcagggagtctgcttggggatttgCTCTCTCCCCCgaccccctcctctctctccctaaaaattaattaattagttaattaatttaaaaagaaattgagaaaaataaagaggatatGAAAGAGATCAGCAAATATGGAAACAGGCAAAGAAGAGCCGACACAGGATAATAGGAGCTgctgaagaagaaaaccaaagcaaaggaacagaacaaacaaacactaaaaactttatttcaaaaactattcaaggggcacctgggttgctcagtggttgggcgtctgccttaggctcaggtcatgatcccaaggtcctgggatcaagttccacattgggctcctctcagggagcctgcttcaccctctgcctgagtctctgcctctctctttgtgtctttcataaataaataaataaaatctttaagaaaaaaactattcaagaaaaaggaaaaagtaattgaAACTACATATTAAAAGAGCACACAAAGTAGCTAAAAATAGCACCCCAGAATGACCGACACTAAAATATATTCTAGGAAAAAATCACTGAAGATGAACAGGTGATGATCTTTATGACACGGAGGTTAACTTTTCATCAGACTTTTTGACAGTAAAACTTTatgccagaagaaaataaaataatgtattaataatgCAATAATCAATGTATTTAAAACTAGCTTTAAAGTATAAAGAGCACAAAATGTTAACAtgcaagaaatcaaagaatatcaCTACCATCCAAAGCCCTTTCTGAAGAATCTGCTAGAGATCAAGCTTCAGACAAACAAAATGGCCAGAGACATTGACATAAGGATTGGTGAAGAGCATCCGACAGTCTTAGAACTAAGACTAAGTAAGCCTTAAAGGGAAGAGAGTAAAGTATTTGACAATTATATGTTCAGGTCAAGTAGAAAGTATAGCACAACTGTTTAAATGGAGGGAACGAGAACCTTTGAGAAAGATGTCTAAGTGTTCATAATTCCACTtgtggtggtagtagtagtatTGTTAGTCTGAGACTTTATGTGAGATAAAATAAGTGGGTAATTTTAAGATATTCTGATTATATTATCCTCTGTATTTGGGAATTAAGATAATCAGTATGAAAGAAAGGACCTACAGATTAAACATTCAAAAGGTTAAGTTTAAGAAAAGCCTAGTCATAAATGTGAATGGGAAGTACCAGTTATAAATAAACTCCTGAGGTACCCTATCttctattttgtcttaaaaacacatataatattacataactatatatatagttacatatagttatatatatacacacatatatatgctagCTTTGTCCACTGAAGAAACCTAGAAATAATGGCCAATCCAGTAGCAACAGACACTATGAGTGGCCAGATTGTGGTCTTGAAATGCCATTTCGCACTAAAAGAAACCAAGGTTTCTTATAGAAATGACCGATTCTGGTCTGAGGCACAAAATGCACAAAATGAGCCTGTCATGTCAGACAATAAGGAAACTATTAAAGACCACCAGGGTCACGTCAAAAGGACTCAGGAACCAAACCGAAGAGGCCTCCACTAAGCAAAAGACGGAAAACTTAAGCTTTGAAAATGATATCTGCAATTGATTTGAAATAGCCTAGTGCTCAGGTTTTAATCAAACATATTTTGATCTATGAATTCatgatattatatacattttataactAATTAGTCACCTTTAGAGAATGATAGAGTAATAAGAATCCATGTATGGtcttgaaaactattttaaaaagggaaagaaaaaaatcaaacatttatccTGCCTTTCTATTTTAATGAGAACAATGGAGTAATGCAGAAGTAGATAAGGGGAAGAGCAtatctttattaaattatttcaacaaaagaatttttagagaaaaattctttagaaaaaaaatcaccactttGCACCCCCCCAGTGAATTGGTGGATCTGGGCAATAACTACTGATAGCTGCTATCACCACAGAAATAAAGATAATCAGACATTATGTGCATCCCAATAAAAGGATATTTCATAGATGATGTCATATGTCATAATGCATCACATGCTGTAATAAACTTTTTCAGTATCGGGATGCAAAATTCAATCACTTGGTGAAGGTGGTGTATGCATGAGATTTTGATTTGGAAACGAtggtttaaaaaactaaaatttaaaaagagaaggacgTCACCCAGGATTCTCTCTGGCAAGAGGGCAGAGCACATGAGAAGGGAGGCGTCTGGCTTTCATGGGCAACTTGGCAGGGGTTCTAGTAACAGTGCCTCAAGCCCAATGTTGGCCGCAGTCAATTTTCTACTGGAAAAGCCCAGCAATGTAATCAATGTAATTCAGCCATCGTTTCTAAGTGCAAAACTCTCTTGGAAATTCTCTGAACTACAACTACCTAATTGCCGTTACCAGATTCCCCCACCCCCTGAATGGATCCTGTTGTTTATAATTAAaggaccctgactgatacaggATCCAAAGGATTGACAATAGTgtgttgcgtgtgtgtgtgtgtgtgtttaaattaaTGAGTCTCCATACATTGCCATTAATttctccaaattcattttaaaagcctAGAGTGGCTGACAAAAAGGAGCTGTTTGCTTTGATCAGTGTTTGCCTCTGAAAGCCTTCAAGAAGATAAGCAGAAGCTTGGCTTTCATAGAACTCTGTGTATTTGACAGCTGTTGGGAGTGTATGTACTGTAATCTTTGGTTTTATATAAACCTGACAAGAGAGTGACAATGACAAGCCTTTCtcagaaaattctgaaagaatcGTTTATGCTGGAAGCAATTAAGCCTGAAAGCACACTCCACATTCATGTTTATTCAACATCTACGTGTCTTTTCTGTAGCACACTTTCTAGCACTTCCGAAGGTTGTTTTGCATATGTATTGTGGCAAACTGTAATAGAGTTCAAAAATACTCACTGCGTCTGCTTAGGGGAGAGTAAGAGTTTCTCTTCCTAATCATGTTGGGCTTGGCCATGCGACCTGATTTGGCCAATGGAAGGTGACAAGTAATGTGTGTCACGTCCAGCTCTAAGAGCCAGTTTGGGCTTTGCCAagctctcttttccctctgctccagtGTTCCAGATAGAAGCTTCTCTGTCAGCCTGAATCCCAAGGCAGGAGGCCGTGAAGCAGAGCCATAGCTCACTCGCGATGGACATAGCATGTAAATATGTGGAGACAACCTCGAAAGCCATTGAGATCCAGAACGCTTTTTCCGCAGCGTAACCTGGCTTGTGTGTTCATAGCTTATTATTGACACCAGCTACTGTTTTTCAGCCCTGTTGATAGACCAGTGCATTCTAACCTCATTATGATGTAGATACTCGTTTCTCCACTCTGCAGACGAGGAGACCAGACATGCAGAGGTTAGATAACCTGACGCCTGACTAGAACCAGCAGTGAGATCTAGGCCTGAGTCAGGCTAATGCCAGAGTCTcctgccttttacttttttttttttttttttttttttacgatttatttatttattttggaaaggcAGAAggtagtgggagagagagagaaagaatttcaggaagactcccagctgagcgcagagcccaacacagggctcgatctcatgaccctgagatcatgacctgagctgaaaccaagagttgaacgcttaaccgactgagccacccacgtgacCAGGTGACCCCAGATGCTCCTGCTCTTAGAACTACTCGCAAATTGGGTTAGGAGTGTACTTGTCATGATGAACGCCGGGCGATGTATGGAAGTGCCGAATCAcaatcttgtacacctgaaactaacagtaCACTGTTAGTtaatattaactaactggaacttaactaaaaacttaaaacaaaagaacaaaaaaagtacCCCCAACTTGAGAAACTCTCGACAGACACAGCCATCCGTGTGTAGCCTCCGTAGCATCCGTGGGCCCATGGAAGCACGCGGCAAATGCTTACAGCAGGCCAACTGATGGCAATAACTACTGAAATGTATGCAGTGTCTGAGCAAAGAGAtcgatatttattgaatgccaatTGACCAACTGCATTGCAAAAAGTTGTTTAGGATTGATCTCTCACAGAACATGAAAAAGCTATAAACTGCAGTTTCAATGAATACCTGATCAAGGAGCAGAGTGGACCAAATGTAAGATttagaagcaatga of Canis lupus familiaris isolate Mischka breed German Shepherd chromosome 35, alternate assembly UU_Cfam_GSD_1.0, whole genome shotgun sequence contains these proteins:
- the LOC111094020 gene encoding uncharacterized protein LOC111094020 isoform X2, with product MLCPSRVSYGSASRPPALGFRLTEKLLSGTLEQREKRAWQSPNWLLELDVTHITCHLPLAKSGRMAKPNMIRKRNSYSPLSRRRRASGVLARSQCGRSQEKTLVIARQPAVKVGEHQDCSLETRCPEMGAKGRASAGLFCHRLQPPECLPTTPPLK
- the LOC111094020 gene encoding uncharacterized protein LOC111094020 isoform X3, which encodes MLCPSRVSYGSASRPPALGFRLTEKLLSGTLEQREKRAWQSPNWLLELDVTHITCHLPLAKSGRMAKPNMIRKRNSYSPLSRRRRASGVLARSQCGRSQEKTLVIARQPAVKVGEHQDCSLETRALLPPLAAPRVSPNHSSFEVKTTG